The genome window ACGACAAGAATTAAATACCGAGAGAGAATGTTAAACAAACTCTAAAATGTACAATATTTGGCATgtagatagattatgattttagaggaatatcggcgaaagaatcgccgaaatcggagttgaaacggatgAATTACAGACGTCGGAAGATTTACCGAAAAGGATAATTTCTGgaaaaagagagggagcactATTTCGCGGACTGGGTCTATAGATTTGTGAACCCGAGGGTATTTGTGAGGGAAGTCCACCGTAGACCGGATTTGTGGACTTGGTCTGTGGTTTTTTTGTGGACCGGAGGTGGCTCATGTGGCCGGTCCACCGTGGGCCGGTCTCATAGACTCGTGGGGCCCACAgctagagagagggagcagaTAAGGCAGGGGGGAGGATAAGGCCGGCCGGGCCATTTTGCCTGTGCGGCTCAGAGAGAGGCGGAGGAGATCGGAGTGAGGGGCAGCGGTGGCGCCGGAGGAGAGGGAACAAGCGACGGCGCCGGAAAAGGGAGGGGGAGCCGGAGCTCGCCAGAGGGAGGTGGCCGGCGGAGAAGAAGCGACGACGCTGGGGTTCTCGGGACGGAAGAAGGCCGGGAGGCGGTGGCCGGAAGAACGGCGCGGAGCAGCCGGAGGAGATGGAGAGATGGTGTGCGCGGCGACCTGGCGGCGAGCCGGCTGCGGGCGGCGGCTGCACGGCGCGGCGCGACCAGGAGTGCGACGCGCACGGCGGCTGCGCTGGGCGGCGGCCGAGCAAGGGGATGAGGGAGCTGGAGAGGGTGGCACGCCTGGAAGAGAGGAGGTTGGCCGGGGCGGTGAAGCGCCGGCGGACCAGCACGCACGACGGCAGCACGACGCACAGATGCGAGCGCGGGACGGCGGGAGGCCGGATGGCGCGGTGGAGCTGCAGTCCGACCGGTGGCGCGAGGTGACGGCTCGGCCACGACGGAACGGCGGCCAGAGGGGCACGGCAGCAGCGGCTTGGCGCGCACGGGCGGCGCAGGTCGGCGCAGAGGGAGAGCAGTGGAAAGGGAGGCGGCTCACCGTGACGAACGGCGACGGCGCGTGGGTGGCACGGCACGGCTGGGTCGGTGCGGCCCGGCTGGAGTCGAGGTGGGTCACGGCGGCTCGGTGTGAGCGGCTTTACGCCGTGGCGGGCTCGGTTCGGTGGGGTGGCGCACTGGCTGGACGTGGCCGAGCGGCCGAGACGGCGCGGAGGAGCTGAGCGCGGCGGTGCGGGAGGACGCACGGGCGCGAAGAGGAGAGGCAGAGGAGCCATGGTTGAGCAcctgtgtgtatgtatgcatgtctGTGAATGCTTGTGTGATGTATGTATACTACTCGGTGGCTTGAAGATGAAGCTTGAGGAAGGCAATTGGCCAATTCGTTTTTGCCTGCTCGGGTGTGATCCTTGCTGGTGCAGCTGAGAGAGAGCAGGGAGGGAGGTGGAGCTCGCGG of Phragmites australis chromosome 3, lpPhrAust1.1, whole genome shotgun sequence contains these proteins:
- the LOC133910464 gene encoding proline-rich receptor-like protein kinase PERK9 is translated as MAPLPLLFAPVRPPAPPRSAPPRRLGRSATSSQCATPPNRARHGVKPLTPSRRDPPRLQPGRTDPAVPCHPRAVAVRHGEPPPFPLLSLCADLRRPCAPSRCCRAPLAAVPSWPSRHLAPPVGLQLHRAIRPPAVPRSHLCVVLPSCVLVRRRFTAPANLLSSRRATLSSSLIPLLGRRPAQPPCASHSWSRRAVQPPPAAGSPPGRRAHHLSISSGCSAPFFRPPPPGLLPSREPQRRRFFSAGHLPLASSGSPSLFRRRRLFPLLRRHRCPSLRSPPPLSEPHRQNGPAGLILPPALSAPSL